One Blattabacterium cuenoti DNA window includes the following coding sequences:
- the atpE gene encoding ATP synthase F0 subunit C, whose amino-acid sequence MDNIDLTYSGLAALGAGIAVIGAGLGIGRIGSSAMEAIARQPEASDKVQNAMIIAAALIEGASLFGIVTALLAVFK is encoded by the coding sequence ATGGATAATATAGACTTAACATATTCTGGTTTAGCAGCATTAGGGGCTGGTATAGCAGTTATAGGTGCTGGATTAGGAATTGGAAGAATTGGTAGTTCAGCAATGGAAGCCATTGCTAGGCAACCAGAAGCTTCTGATAAAGTACAAAATGCGATGATCATTGCTGCTGCATTAATTGAAGGAGCATCACTATTTGGTATAGTTACAGCATTACTTGCAGTATTTAAATGA
- the atpF gene encoding F0F1 ATP synthase subunit B — protein sequence MDITAPSFGLIFWNIIIFSILIFILSKFAWNPIINFIDKREKKIKDSIEKANLLEHKLNEIEKKKNEILKSAYEKKDRIIKETIKIKNDIKLKAINDGIIEKENIIKSYKNILNRERNKSFQLLKNEIKFISIEIAEKILRKKLKKDLEQENFIKCLIEKL from the coding sequence ATGGATATAACTGCTCCTTCTTTTGGATTAATTTTTTGGAATATAATAATATTTTCAATATTGATATTCATTCTATCTAAATTTGCTTGGAATCCAATTATTAATTTTATTGATAAAAGAGAAAAAAAAATAAAAGATTCTATTGAAAAAGCAAATTTATTAGAACATAAGTTGAATGAAATAGAGAAAAAAAAAAATGAAATATTGAAAAGTGCTTATGAAAAAAAAGATAGAATTATAAAAGAAACAATTAAAATTAAAAATGATATAAAATTAAAAGCAATAAATGATGGAATTATAGAAAAAGAAAATATCATAAAAAGTTATAAAAATATTCTTAACAGAGAAAGAAATAAATCTTTTCAATTATTAAAAAATGAAATAAAATTTATCTCAATTGAGATAGCAGAAAAAATACTAAGAAAAAAATTGAAAAAAGACCTTGAACAAGAAAATTTTATTAAATGTCTAATTGAAAAATTATAA